From a single Acidobacteriota bacterium genomic region:
- the clpB gene encoding ATP-dependent chaperone ClpB, which translates to MRFDRFTIRGQEAVQAAIGVAEKEQNQQVEPEHILVAMLEQKEGVLKPILGKIGANTVAISTELLASIAKLPKVTGGQQYFSSRTNTLFQEVQKEAEKMQDEYVSTEHLLLSIASEKDGDAGRILRANGVTREDLEKVITDMRGGSRITEQNAEENFQALEKYAQDLTERARKGKLDPVIGRDDEIRRTIQILSRRTKNNPVLIGEPGVGKTAIVEGLAQRIVSGDVPETLKNKRLVSLDLGAMLAGAKYRGEFEDRLKAVLKEIEKAEGQIILFIDELHTLVGAGASEGAIDASNMLKPALARGTLRAVGATTLNEYQKYIEKDKALERRFQQVYIGEPNVEDTIAILRGLKERYEVHHGVRIKDAAIVAAAMLSNRYITDRFLPDKAIDLIDEAASRIRIEIDSLPQEIDELEREILQLEIERQALSRETDEKSKERLDDIEKRIADLKERSSAMKAKWQSEKEEIEKMRTGKGQLEEAKLELEQARQAGDLNKAAELQYGRIPEIEKLLEVEQARLEELQTDGVFLKEEVDEEDVAEVVAKWTGVPVTKMLQSEMQKLVSMEDNLRNRVIGQDEALAAVANAVRRARAGLQDPNRPVGSFIFLGPTGVGKTETARALAEFLFDDERAMVRLDMSEYMEKHAVARMIGAPPGYVGYEEGGQLTEAVRRRPYSVVLFDEIEKAHPDVFNVLLQILDDGRLTDSKGRVVDFKNTVLIMTSNLGSREIQASTENPLADRDIRTNVLQVLKDHFKPEFLNRIDDIVVFGQLGKDEIASIIDIQLAKLKTMLADRNVVIELDESARELLITEGYDPVYGARPLKRAIQSMVQNPLAVKLLNGEISSGQTVHVTAENGELQFSASEGEKVAGQI; encoded by the coding sequence ATGAGATTCGATAGATTTACGATCCGCGGCCAAGAGGCCGTCCAGGCAGCAATAGGGGTTGCGGAAAAAGAGCAGAACCAACAGGTCGAGCCCGAGCATATCCTTGTTGCAATGCTTGAGCAAAAAGAAGGTGTACTCAAGCCGATACTCGGGAAGATCGGCGCAAATACGGTCGCCATTTCGACTGAACTTCTTGCCTCGATCGCCAAGCTGCCCAAGGTCACGGGCGGACAACAGTATTTCAGTTCGCGCACGAATACACTGTTTCAAGAGGTCCAGAAAGAGGCCGAGAAAATGCAGGACGAATACGTTTCGACCGAGCATCTTCTGTTATCGATAGCCTCGGAAAAGGACGGCGACGCGGGAAGAATTCTTCGCGCGAACGGCGTGACCCGCGAAGATCTTGAAAAGGTGATCACGGACATGCGCGGCGGATCGCGGATCACCGAGCAGAATGCGGAAGAGAATTTTCAGGCGCTTGAGAAATACGCTCAGGACCTGACCGAGCGTGCCCGTAAAGGCAAGCTTGATCCCGTGATCGGACGTGACGATGAAATACGCCGCACCATCCAGATACTTTCGCGGCGGACAAAAAACAACCCGGTGCTGATCGGCGAACCCGGGGTTGGCAAAACTGCGATCGTCGAGGGGCTTGCTCAGCGGATCGTTTCGGGTGACGTTCCGGAAACGCTTAAGAACAAGCGGCTTGTCTCGCTCGATCTTGGAGCGATGCTCGCCGGAGCCAAGTATCGCGGTGAATTTGAGGATCGCCTCAAGGCTGTACTTAAGGAGATCGAGAAAGCCGAGGGCCAGATAATTCTGTTTATCGACGAACTGCACACACTCGTCGGTGCCGGCGCGTCTGAGGGCGCAATTGATGCTTCGAACATGCTTAAACCGGCGCTTGCACGCGGCACTTTGCGCGCGGTCGGCGCGACAACTCTCAACGAGTATCAGAAGTATATCGAGAAAGATAAGGCACTCGAACGGCGCTTTCAACAGGTTTACATCGGCGAACCGAATGTGGAGGATACGATCGCGATTCTCAGAGGTTTGAAAGAACGATACGAGGTCCACCACGGAGTTCGCATCAAAGATGCCGCTATCGTTGCGGCTGCGATGCTTTCGAATCGGTACATCACGGACCGATTCCTTCCGGATAAAGCCATCGACCTGATCGACGAGGCAGCCTCGCGGATCCGCATTGAGATCGATTCGCTTCCGCAGGAGATCGATGAGCTCGAGCGCGAGATATTACAGCTCGAGATAGAACGCCAGGCACTCAGCCGAGAAACGGACGAGAAGTCGAAGGAACGGCTCGACGATATCGAAAAGCGTATCGCTGATCTGAAAGAGCGTTCATCCGCGATGAAGGCCAAGTGGCAGTCTGAAAAAGAAGAGATCGAGAAGATGCGGACGGGCAAAGGGCAGCTTGAGGAAGCAAAGCTCGAGCTTGAGCAGGCCCGGCAGGCCGGCGACCTCAATAAGGCCGCGGAGCTTCAGTATGGCCGAATTCCCGAGATTGAGAAGCTTCTCGAAGTGGAACAGGCTCGACTTGAGGAACTGCAGACCGATGGCGTTTTCCTGAAAGAAGAAGTTGATGAAGAAGACGTAGCCGAAGTTGTTGCAAAGTGGACCGGTGTGCCGGTCACAAAGATGCTCCAGAGCGAGATGCAAAAGCTCGTCTCGATGGAGGACAATCTGCGGAATCGGGTAATTGGACAGGACGAGGCTCTAGCTGCGGTCGCAAATGCGGTTCGACGTGCGAGAGCTGGTTTGCAAGATCCGAACCGGCCGGTTGGTTCGTTCATTTTCCTTGGCCCAACGGGCGTCGGCAAGACCGAAACCGCTCGGGCACTTGCAGAGTTTCTCTTCGACGACGAGCGAGCGATGGTTCGGCTCGATATGTCCGAGTATATGGAGAAGCATGCGGTCGCGAGAATGATCGGAGCGCCTCCGGGCTATGTCGGTTATGAAGAAGGCGGCCAATTGACCGAGGCTGTCAGGCGTCGTCCATACTCGGTAGTCCTGTTCGACGAGATCGAGAAGGCACATCCGGACGTATTCAATGTGCTGCTCCAGATTCTGGATGACGGCAGGCTGACGGACAGCAAAGGCCGCGTTGTCGATTTTAAGAATACTGTTCTTATCATGACCTCGAACCTCGGTTCGCGTGAGATACAGGCGTCGACCGAGAACCCGCTGGCTGACAGAGATATCAGGACGAATGTGTTGCAGGTCCTTAAGGATCATTTCAAGCCTGAGTTTTTGAACAGGATCGACGACATTGTTGTCTTTGGCCAGCTCGGCAAGGATGAGATCGCTTCGATCATTGATATTCAGCTCGCAAAGCTCAAGACGATGCTCGCCGATCGAAACGTCGTGATCGAGCTCGACGAATCGGCCCGCGAACTGCTGATCACAGAAGGTTACGACCCGGTTTACGGGGCTCGGCCGCTCAAGCGTGCGATCCAGTCAATGGTCCAAAATCCGCTTGCGGTCAAGCTTTTGAATGGCGAGATCTCGAGTGGGCAAACCGTCCATGTGACCGCCGAGAATGGCGAATTGCAATTCTCGGCGAGCGAAGGAGAAAAAGTGGCAGGGCAGATCTGA
- a CDS encoding energy transducer TonB — MKVKLFAALAFLFLVTFTVGAEAQTPASAALRVREHQILDTPRAPYTVQARENQIQGIVSLQVELKANGKVGEITPLSTLPHGLTEQALSSARNLRFRPKMIDGVPVDVSVTVNYRFSLYHSNTDPDIETRAQITSMPRPAIKRSELTPSANGRIKVELFLGPDGQVSVFQYITELSTELKGRLNEALRNVKFKPAVLKNGRRTGVTMVVEYVI; from the coding sequence ATGAAGGTCAAACTCTTTGCGGCACTCGCTTTTTTGTTTCTCGTGACGTTTACAGTTGGGGCGGAGGCACAGACTCCGGCTTCTGCGGCTTTGCGTGTGCGTGAACATCAGATTCTCGACACGCCGCGGGCACCCTATACGGTGCAGGCACGGGAGAACCAGATCCAAGGAATTGTAAGTCTCCAGGTCGAGCTAAAGGCCAACGGAAAGGTAGGCGAGATCACTCCGCTCTCGACATTGCCTCACGGCCTTACCGAGCAGGCACTTTCATCTGCTCGGAACCTTCGATTTCGTCCGAAAATGATCGACGGCGTTCCGGTGGATGTCTCGGTAACCGTCAACTATCGTTTTTCCCTCTATCACTCGAACACTGATCCTGACATTGAAACGAGGGCCCAGATCACCTCAATGCCGCGGCCAGCGATCAAACGAAGCGAGCTCACGCCGTCCGCGAATGGCAGGATCAAGGTTGAGCTCTTTCTGGGACCGGATGGCCAGGTCAGTGTCTTTCAGTACATTACTGAACTCTCTACGGAGTTAAAGGGCAGACTCAATGAAGCACTACGCAATGTGAAGTTCAAGCCGGCCGTGTTAAAGAATGGTAGAAGAACCGGAGTCACAATGGTCGTCGAGTATGTGATCTAA
- a CDS encoding tail fiber domain-containing protein: MRSQIEFIVMFVVGIALMAATVAAQTTAFTYQGNLVFTGQPANGNFDFEFALFDDAAAGNQLGATQTVNNVAVANGNFTVPLDFGSQFPGANRFLEIRVRQAGQPGITILSPRQSIASTPYAVKSVSADTAANATNAANAFNATNATNATNATTATNALSLGGVEADQYVLTGDVRLSDARPPTAGSANYIQNSTTQQGQSNFNISGTGTANVLNANVQFNINGVRVFSASGAENVFAGRLAGTNNISNTGNSFFGHASGGSTTIGDRNTFLGWFAGSTNTTGSFNTILGSGTALLSNDLVFATAIGAGATVGTSNTIVLGRTSDSVIIPGDLEVRGDQGSSTLVGGAGCQTGSAAVGLNGPFGSCSNYTLRGTDNDVYINRPTGGVVAFREGNGFTQFLINAGGTVEPRVLGTAGGTALCRNAAQEIAFCSSSLKYKKNIVPFAPGLSFVRQLRPISYEWKTDGNKDVGFGAEDVAKIDPRFVTYNDKGEVEGIKYDRLSVAFVNAFREQQTQIEDLNKVTSEQQARIDQLSRLVCEIKPGATICRPK, encoded by the coding sequence ATGAGAAGCCAAATTGAATTTATTGTTATGTTCGTAGTAGGCATCGCGTTAATGGCGGCAACAGTTGCAGCTCAGACAACTGCCTTTACGTATCAGGGCAATCTGGTGTTCACGGGTCAGCCGGCGAACGGGAACTTTGATTTCGAGTTCGCACTTTTTGACGACGCAGCGGCCGGAAACCAGCTTGGTGCCACGCAGACCGTGAACAATGTGGCCGTCGCGAATGGGAACTTTACGGTTCCCCTCGACTTCGGTTCGCAGTTCCCGGGGGCAAACCGGTTCCTCGAGATCCGTGTCCGGCAGGCCGGCCAGCCCGGCATTACAATACTAAGCCCTCGGCAGTCGATCGCCTCAACGCCCTACGCAGTAAAGAGCGTCTCCGCCGATACAGCCGCCAACGCCACGAACGCGGCTAACGCATTTAACGCAACAAATGCCACAAACGCGACAAATGCGACGACCGCGACGAACGCCCTCTCGCTCGGCGGCGTCGAGGCTGACCAGTATGTCCTCACCGGAGATGTACGCCTTTCTGACGCCCGGCCACCGACGGCAGGCAGTGCGAACTACATCCAGAATTCTACTACTCAGCAAGGCCAGTCGAACTTCAACATAAGCGGCACTGGAACAGCAAACGTTCTAAACGCGAATGTTCAATTCAACATCAACGGTGTTCGAGTTTTCAGTGCTTCAGGCGCCGAGAACGTGTTTGCCGGGAGACTTGCTGGGACCAACAATATTTCAAATACGGGCAACTCCTTTTTTGGACATGCTTCTGGAGGTTCCACCACAATTGGTGATAGAAATACATTCTTGGGGTGGTTTGCAGGGTCGACAAATACAACGGGGAGTTTCAACACAATCCTAGGTTCAGGAACGGCGCTCTTGTCTAACGATCTTGTGTTCGCGACCGCGATTGGTGCCGGCGCCACGGTCGGAACTAGCAATACGATCGTTCTTGGTCGGACGTCGGATTCGGTAATAATTCCTGGAGATTTAGAGGTTCGCGGCGATCAAGGATCAAGTACCCTCGTTGGCGGGGCAGGTTGCCAAACCGGATCCGCCGCCGTCGGTTTGAACGGTCCGTTTGGTAGCTGCTCAAATTACACTCTCCGTGGCACTGACAACGATGTTTACATCAATCGGCCGACCGGCGGAGTAGTCGCCTTCCGCGAAGGAAATGGCTTCACGCAGTTTTTGATCAATGCCGGCGGCACGGTTGAACCCCGCGTGCTCGGCACAGCCGGCGGCACCGCTCTCTGCCGTAACGCAGCTCAGGAGATCGCATTCTGCTCGTCTTCGCTCAAGTACAAGAAGAATATTGTCCCGTTTGCTCCTGGGCTATCGTTCGTTCGCCAGCTACGGCCGATATCGTACGAATGGAAGACAGACGGCAATAAAGATGTCGGATTTGGAGCCGAGGACGTTGCGAAGATCGATCCGCGGTTCGTCACCTATAACGATAAGGGCGAGGTCGAGGGCATCAAATACGACCGCCTAAGCGTCGCCTTCGTCAACGCCTTCCGCGAACAGCAAACACAGATCGAGGATCTGAACAAAGTAACTAGCGAGCAGCAGGCGCGTATAGATCAGCTTTCAAGGCTGGTCTGTGAAATTAAACCGGGAGCTACAATCTGTCGGCCAAAGTGA
- a CDS encoding nucleotide exchange factor GrpE produces MENQEGEDLKIPVNDKRRFDESGQRKAADATEAIPVGREPQISPAEIELAARLKAETERREAAESKLVGVQAKFEHAKADLERETSEMRARLMKTLEDRASQSKFNFLQALLPVLDNLNLAVTASESDASVENLRDGVRGVARSFEQALVSVGVEPVASVGGDFDPEVHEAVDMIPVESGQDGKVTAEYQKGYRFGDRLLRPARVQVGKAG; encoded by the coding sequence TTGGAAAATCAAGAAGGCGAAGATCTGAAGATACCCGTAAACGACAAACGCCGGTTCGATGAAAGCGGCCAACGTAAGGCTGCCGACGCCACTGAAGCAATTCCGGTTGGAAGGGAGCCGCAGATCTCGCCGGCCGAGATCGAGCTTGCGGCTCGGCTGAAAGCTGAAACCGAAAGACGTGAAGCGGCCGAATCTAAGCTTGTTGGTGTTCAAGCGAAATTTGAGCACGCAAAGGCCGATCTCGAACGAGAAACGTCCGAAATGCGGGCTCGACTGATGAAGACGCTCGAGGATCGGGCGAGCCAAAGCAAGTTCAACTTTTTGCAGGCACTTTTACCAGTGCTTGATAACCTGAACCTAGCGGTTACGGCGAGCGAGTCGGACGCTTCGGTTGAGAATTTGAGAGACGGCGTTCGCGGTGTTGCACGCTCGTTTGAGCAAGCTCTGGTTAGCGTTGGCGTTGAACCGGTTGCCTCGGTCGGCGGAGATTTTGACCCTGAGGTTCACGAGGCGGTCGACATGATTCCGGTCGAGAGCGGGCAAGATGGCAAGGTCACTGCCGAATATCAAAAAGGCTATCGTTTCGGCGACCGTTTGCTCCGCCCGGCTCGGGTCCAGGTAGGAAAAGCAGGCTAG
- a CDS encoding Hsp20/alpha crystallin family protein has translation MMTMIKFDPFRELRTLNDEMNRLFTAVPASADRGEFARGAWSPNVDIYEDENRLIVEAELPGMNREDFEVSVENNVLTLKGERKFEKKTEGDNYHRVERAYGSFTRQFTLPQTITAEGATADFENGVLRVALPKREETKARKIEITASGNDAKAIEAESKSATA, from the coding sequence ATTATGACGATGATCAAATTTGACCCATTTCGCGAACTTCGGACCCTTAACGACGAGATGAACCGGCTTTTCACGGCGGTACCTGCTTCGGCCGATCGTGGCGAGTTTGCTCGTGGCGCCTGGAGCCCGAACGTGGATATTTACGAGGACGAAAACAGGCTTATTGTGGAAGCCGAGCTTCCCGGAATGAATCGCGAGGATTTTGAGGTTTCGGTCGAAAACAACGTGCTCACGCTCAAGGGCGAACGCAAGTTTGAAAAGAAGACCGAGGGCGATAATTACCACCGGGTTGAACGCGCTTACGGATCGTTCACGAGGCAATTTACACTTCCGCAGACGATCACTGCCGAAGGAGCAACCGCTGATTTCGAGAACGGCGTTCTTCGCGTCGCTCTTCCGAAGAGAGAAGAGACGAAGGCGCGGAAGATCGAGATCACAGCTTCCGGCAATGACGCAAAGGCGATCGAAGCAGAAAGTAAGTCAGCAACTGCGTAA
- a CDS encoding winged helix-turn-helix domain-containing protein, whose translation MDILSKDNNLRIFGDFRLDIDERVLWHRGRPVDIQMKEIEILEALTESPGRLVTKQQIIERVWPDAFVEESNLSRHIYRLRRMFKELGESGKIIQTVPRRGYRFVVPVVAENTTFTVERHSITKTLIEEIEQSDPPDPPTRPRGLMAVVRSRRLPLFATVGLAVTLLMTGALGFLAMRSYKPTSEFRPGSLAVLPFRSATMELDDGRFGHAIAESVTVTLGRQNQMIIRPVSPIKDSKIDRQQAIEIGREIQADAVLIGEYTNSENTITLKAELVRVSDGSVAWTSETERSDGDFFKLQESLAFSLARSLAIDVSGGENGTTMPTLSVRPDAQKLYMQGRYFWSKRDYDSLAESQRLFKAAINADPSFALAYVGLADATMFREDPSDSLVAVNRAIELDPNIGEAYATRGFIKMFHFWEWDAAEADLKRAIEMSPNHGSARQWYGLLLAFKRRFDEAEMQLNFAVQIDPTSPNFLTDLGLVHYFSREFVSAEAACRDALRLDERFPFAHGCLSDLYLLTGDHSSMVRHGYIATTQTSPGSSPVASRNVVDRRLEELDQRKYLELLIRQVETTTDRNGNRHIAKARAEFKLGFPDRAIASLNRAVDERAFLSPYLNSDPIWDPLRGRQEFKDLVARLGL comes from the coding sequence ATGGATATCTTGAGCAAGGACAATAACTTACGTATTTTCGGCGATTTTCGGTTGGATATTGATGAGCGTGTGCTTTGGCATCGCGGGCGCCCGGTCGATATCCAAATGAAGGAGATCGAGATCCTTGAGGCGCTTACCGAATCGCCCGGTCGCCTCGTAACAAAACAGCAGATCATCGAGCGGGTTTGGCCCGATGCTTTTGTTGAAGAAAGCAATCTCTCGCGGCATATCTATCGGCTTCGCCGGATGTTTAAGGAGCTTGGCGAAAGCGGGAAAATCATCCAGACCGTGCCACGGCGAGGCTATCGATTTGTTGTCCCGGTCGTCGCTGAGAACACAACATTCACTGTAGAGAGACACTCGATCACCAAGACGTTGATCGAAGAGATCGAGCAAAGCGATCCTCCCGATCCGCCAACGCGACCCCGAGGCCTTATGGCGGTTGTTCGATCGCGACGGCTTCCTCTGTTTGCCACCGTCGGGCTTGCGGTAACCCTCCTGATGACCGGAGCATTAGGCTTCCTTGCTATGCGGTCTTACAAGCCGACTTCCGAATTTCGACCCGGTTCGCTGGCGGTGCTGCCTTTCCGCTCCGCAACCATGGAGTTGGACGATGGGCGTTTCGGCCATGCCATTGCGGAATCCGTAACTGTCACACTCGGTCGGCAGAACCAGATGATAATTAGGCCGGTTAGCCCCATCAAGGATTCGAAGATCGACCGACAACAGGCGATCGAGATCGGAAGGGAGATTCAGGCCGACGCCGTGCTGATCGGTGAGTACACAAACTCTGAAAACACGATTACGTTAAAGGCCGAACTTGTTCGTGTAAGCGACGGCAGCGTGGCCTGGACCTCCGAGACAGAACGCAGCGACGGGGACTTTTTCAAGCTGCAGGAATCGCTTGCCTTCTCGCTGGCTCGGTCGCTGGCAATTGACGTTAGCGGCGGTGAAAATGGAACCACCATGCCGACACTTTCGGTCCGCCCGGATGCCCAAAAGCTCTATATGCAGGGCCGTTATTTTTGGAGCAAGCGCGACTATGACAGCCTCGCCGAATCTCAGCGGCTTTTCAAAGCTGCCATCAACGCTGACCCGAGCTTTGCCTTAGCCTATGTCGGGCTGGCTGATGCGACAATGTTTCGTGAGGATCCGTCGGATTCGCTAGTCGCTGTCAATCGGGCTATTGAACTCGACCCAAACATCGGCGAAGCCTATGCAACACGCGGCTTCATCAAGATGTTCCATTTTTGGGAGTGGGATGCGGCAGAGGCCGACCTCAAACGTGCTATCGAAATGTCTCCGAATCACGGTTCGGCACGGCAATGGTACGGGCTATTGCTCGCATTCAAACGTCGCTTTGACGAAGCCGAAATGCAGTTGAACTTCGCCGTTCAAATCGACCCGACCTCGCCCAATTTTTTGACCGATCTTGGACTGGTCCATTACTTCTCGCGTGAGTTTGTTAGCGCAGAGGCAGCTTGCCGCGATGCTTTGCGGCTCGATGAACGGTTCCCATTTGCGCACGGTTGCCTATCCGACCTTTACCTTCTTACCGGGGATCACAGCTCCATGGTTCGCCATGGCTACATCGCGACTACGCAAACTTCACCTGGTTCGTCTCCGGTCGCAAGCCGCAATGTGGTTGACCGGAGGCTTGAGGAACTTGATCAACGAAAATATCTTGAGTTGCTGATCCGCCAAGTTGAGACGACCACCGATCGAAACGGCAATCGGCACATCGCGAAGGCAAGGGCAGAGTTCAAGCTCGGCTTTCCCGACCGGGCGATCGCTTCCTTGAACCGAGCCGTTGACGAACGGGCATTTCTCTCGCCTTATTTGAATTCAGACCCGATATGGGACCCGCTTCGCGGACGGCAGGAATTCAAGGATTTGGTTGCACGTTTAGGGCTATGA
- a CDS encoding ATP-dependent Clp protease ATP-binding subunit — MADIDAYKDKFSETGRRILESALDASRRREQNYVAVEHVLHALSNEEEELFTATMRDLAVDPRSVKILIERRLESGRQHSGNGFRIAPETTELFKRAMDRARSQGRRVIDGTDLFYVLSNDDRSVLVDLLQNLGVPGEEVAQTARTRIRKREKEEERVRQKYELPNFLRHFGVSMNKLARQDKIPPTIGREQEIRQMIEILAHRERSNSPMLVGEPGVGKTAVVEGLARLIELEPDKVPARLRDSHIVQLQMGGLVAGTMLRGMFEERIKGIIDEVKEKDNIILFIDEAHTIIGAGAAMGTTSDAANMFKSSLARGELRIIGATTMTEYKEFIAEDEALSRRFRLVKVNEPTIDETRRILMGIKPRLEKNYSVTISEEAINTALEMSPRYIRHLHLPDKAIGWLDTASVKVEINESEDHVVQPEHIIDVISQESRIPKDMIYRDTSDRFATMEDDLGTRVIGQKEAVRAAAERLRLNKGPLKENFYAPDGVLLFLGPTGVGKTELAKAVAEFMFGDESKMIRIDLSEYGDGTVGIEKLIGMPRGIVGSERGGILTEQLRDNPYTVLLLDEVEKASPYLMNLFLQAFDEGWITDGRGKKVYLSDAIVIMTSNLGSENFKKFEKPLGFGTKSIVEVKAIKNEVMKAAETRFTPEFRNRIDEIIVFSPLTMDEVREIARLYLNKMQRHMERQGKLIEVTDEAIDLLTENGFSPTYGARFLKRHIDQKVKLPMTNIWKTGMRFKVDAENGEIAVRATDGFSLN, encoded by the coding sequence ATGGCAGACATAGACGCTTACAAAGATAAATTCAGCGAAACCGGCCGCCGGATCCTCGAATCAGCTCTGGATGCTTCGCGAAGGCGGGAGCAGAATTACGTCGCGGTCGAGCATGTGCTCCATGCACTCTCGAACGAAGAGGAAGAACTTTTCACCGCAACTATGCGCGATCTTGCCGTTGACCCAAGGTCCGTAAAGATCCTCATCGAGCGGAGGCTTGAGAGCGGCAGGCAACATTCGGGCAATGGCTTCCGGATCGCTCCCGAGACGACCGAACTCTTTAAGCGGGCAATGGACCGAGCCCGTTCGCAGGGCCGGCGAGTCATTGACGGAACCGATCTTTTTTACGTTCTTTCAAATGATGACCGCAGCGTTCTCGTAGATCTGTTACAGAATCTCGGCGTTCCCGGTGAAGAGGTAGCACAGACGGCCCGAACGCGGATCCGAAAGCGTGAAAAAGAGGAAGAAAGAGTTCGGCAGAAGTATGAGCTTCCGAATTTCCTTCGGCACTTCGGCGTTTCGATGAATAAGCTCGCTCGGCAGGACAAGATTCCGCCGACCATCGGCCGCGAACAAGAGATACGCCAGATGATCGAGATCCTCGCTCACCGCGAGCGGTCCAATTCGCCGATGCTCGTTGGCGAACCGGGCGTCGGCAAGACCGCTGTGGTTGAAGGACTTGCCCGTTTGATCGAACTTGAACCGGATAAAGTTCCGGCAAGGCTACGTGACTCGCATATTGTGCAGCTTCAAATGGGCGGCCTCGTCGCAGGAACAATGCTTCGCGGCATGTTTGAAGAGCGGATCAAAGGGATCATTGACGAGGTCAAAGAAAAGGACAACATAATTCTCTTCATTGACGAAGCTCATACGATCATCGGTGCCGGGGCCGCGATGGGTACGACATCGGACGCGGCGAATATGTTCAAGTCCTCGCTTGCCCGCGGCGAACTTCGGATCATAGGTGCGACCACGATGACCGAGTACAAAGAGTTCATCGCAGAAGACGAAGCTCTTTCCCGAAGGTTTCGGCTCGTTAAGGTCAATGAACCGACGATCGATGAGACCCGTAGGATATTGATGGGCATTAAGCCGCGGCTTGAGAAGAATTACTCGGTGACGATATCCGAAGAAGCGATCAACACCGCTCTTGAAATGTCGCCGCGATATATCCGACACCTGCATCTTCCCGATAAGGCGATCGGCTGGCTCGACACTGCATCGGTCAAGGTCGAGATCAACGAATCCGAAGATCATGTCGTGCAACCGGAACACATTATCGATGTGATCTCGCAGGAATCCCGCATTCCTAAGGACATGATCTACCGCGACACCTCCGACCGTTTCGCGACGATGGAGGACGACCTCGGAACGCGCGTCATCGGGCAAAAGGAAGCGGTTCGGGCAGCAGCCGAGCGGCTCCGCTTGAACAAGGGCCCCTTGAAAGAGAATTTTTACGCACCTGACGGTGTCCTGCTTTTCCTTGGACCGACGGGCGTTGGAAAGACCGAACTCGCAAAGGCGGTCGCTGAATTCATGTTCGGTGACGAAAGCAAAATGATCCGGATCGATCTTTCCGAATATGGTGACGGCACGGTCGGGATCGAGAAGTTGATCGGTATGCCGAGAGGCATCGTCGGCTCCGAACGCGGCGGGATACTTACCGAGCAACTGAGGGACAATCCATACACGGTCTTGCTTCTTGATGAGGTCGAAAAGGCGTCGCCTTACTTGATGAATCTGTTCCTTCAAGCCTTTGATGAAGGCTGGATCACGGACGGCCGCGGCAAGAAAGTTTATTTGTCTGACGCGATCGTTATCATGACCTCGAATTTAGGCTCAGAGAATTTCAAGAAATTTGAAAAGCCGCTCGGTTTCGGGACGAAGTCGATCGTTGAGGTCAAGGCCATTAAGAATGAGGTGATGAAGGCAGCTGAAACGAGGTTCACACCTGAGTTTCGAAATCGCATAGACGAAATAATCGTCTTTTCACCGCTGACAATGGACGAAGTACGCGAGATCGCAAGGCTGTATCTCAACAAAATGCAGCGGCATATGGAACGCCAAGGCAAGCTGATCGAGGTGACGGATGAGGCGATCGACCTCCTGACCGAAAATGGCTTCAGTCCGACCTACGGAGCCCGATTCCTCAAACGGCATATTGATCAGAAGGTCAAGCTGCCGATGACAAACATCTGGAAGACCGGAATGCGTTTCAAAGTTGATGCTGAGAACGGCGAGATCGCTGTCAGGGCCACCGACGGGTTCAGTCTCAACTGA